The window GTCGGCCAGCACGTAGCGACCGAAGGTCGGACCGGTGACGCGGTAGTAGCGCCCCAGAACCTTCTCGCGCATCTCGTCGGCCACGACGGTCGTGTCCAGGGCGTCCATGGCCATCTCCTGGGCCTCCTCGAGGGTGATGCCGGTCAGGGCCTCGGTGGCCTCTTCGTCGAAGATGACCTCGGTCACGTCGCTGCCGTCGTCGAGCACGCCCTTGATCCGGAGGTCGAACTCGCCCTCGACCTCACCGTGCTCCGAACAGCGGCCGTTCTGGAGGACGCGCGTGCAGTCCTCCTCGGGGCAGCGCTTGATCAGGCCGGAACCGGACTGGATGTCGACGAGGGCGCCCTCGACCTCGATGCTGTCGTCGCCGACCTCGATGTCCTCGTCCAGTTCCTCGATGGTGGTCGTCCGGTTGAGCTTCACCGAGAAGCGACCCTCGTACTCGTCGGTGACGACGTTCCGGAGGTCGTAGACCTTCCCCTCCTCGAGTTCGGGGAGGTCGGACTTCGACCACTTGGTGAACTTGATCGTACCCGTCTCGTCGCCGAGCAGGCCGACCTGCGCGACGGCGTCCGCCGTCGCGTCCCAGAGGTCGACGACCTTGGCTTTGATGTCGACCCACTCCTCAGGGGCGTCGACGTCGGTGACCTGCACCCGGTCGTTGTCGCCACCGGAGAGCTGGTCGCGGTCCATGCCCGCCTCGTCGAGGTACGTGCTGACGACGCTGCGGCGCGCCTCGCTGACGGGCACCTTGTACTCGTTGACCAGCGTGTCCAGGCGCTCCTCGACCTCGTCGACGCTCAGGTCTAGCTGATCGGAGAACTGCTCGTGTATCTCGTCCGCTTGTGTACGCAAATCCGTCATTGCTATCTCTGTCTCCGCGTGGTTTCGGTGGGAGACATCCGACTCTTGGTCGTCTTCCCGTATAAACCCTCGTCGACCGCGGTGAAAGTGAACGGCGGCGACTGACCCGTCTCAGGCACGCGTCCACGCGAGAAGATTCTTGAAGTCGTAGCCGGAAGTGGGGGTATGGACGACGACACCGAGCGCGTCCAGCGATTCATCCGCTCGACGCTCCGCTCGGTTGGTCGCCAGCTCGAGGAGGCGAAGGTGGCCTACACGGACGCCAAGCGCTCGGCCCTGGCCGACCTGCCCCAGAACGACGACGGCAAGGCCCGCATCGTCTGCCGCCGCCACGCCGAACGCCGCGCCGTCCGCCTCGACGACCAGGCCCGGCCCGCCTGCTTCGACCCCGACCACCCCGACTGCCAGGGCTGTGCCGAAGACGTCCGCGACGGGACCGTGGAGACCTGGTGAGACCACCTTTTTTCACCCCGGCCTCGCGCTCGCCTCCGGCGAGCGCTCGACCGGGGCCAAAAAACGTGGGCGAAAAAAGCCGGACCCTCACTCCGTTCGGGTCCGGTGAAACCGCTCGCTGCGCTCGCGGTATGCTCTCGCAACTGTATCCTCTATTCCGTCGCGAAACTTTGAGGCGTCAAGCCGTCGAAGGCGGGGCGTGGACCGCCCCATCGTCGCCCTCGTGCTCGCCAGCGGCACAGGCACGCGGCTGTACCCGGCCAGCCGCTCGGACCGGCCCAAATAGTTCCAGTCGTTCGGCCAGGAGCGGGCGCCCGGCGCCGCCGTGCTGACCGAGCCAGAGTCGACGGACACCGGACCGGCGCTTGCATACGCGGCGCATCGAATAAGAGAGCAGGTCGGCGCGAGCGCAGCGAGGGCCGACGGATCAGCGAACGGCGATAGCCGTGAGCAGGCCGGCGACTGCGTCCTCCTCGTGCTCCCGAGCGACCACCACATCGCGGGTGACTTCGCGGCGACGACCCGGGCTGCAGTCGAAACGGAGGGGCTCGTGACCATCGGTATCGAACCGGACAGGCTCGCGACTCCCACGGGGGACCTGGTCGCTGCACTGGAAACGGGGGCACAGGGGAAGCGTTCGCGGCCGTCGACCCCGTCAGCGTCGACTACGCGGTCCTCGAGCGGCCCGACGACGACGTTGTCGTACCCGCCGGCTTCGAGTGGGGCGTGATCGGATGGGCCTCGGCTGTCTAAGGGGACGGCTGTCCTCGGGAAGCACTGATTGTCGACGGCTGAGAGAAAACGGCGGCAGGAGAGGCGGATCGCGTCGAAACGGCGTGTCCACTCGCGGGCCGCGGGGCGGGCTCAGCCCCAGAAGTTGTCGCGGCTGCCGAGGCGCTGGCGGTCGGGCTCGCCGTCTTCGTCGGCGGACGCTCCGTCCGCGTCCTCGTCGGCGTCGTCGGCGTCCGCGTCGTCGGCCTCGTCGCCCTCGTCCTCGTCGAGTTCCAGGCGCTCCAGTTCCTCGGCGCGGGCGTGGTTGGACCGCACCTTCGTGACCTTGACGCGGGCCTTCGCCGGCGGGAGGACGCCGTCCACCATGATGATGAACCCGTCGCCCGTCCGGCCGACGCCGGCGCCGCTCTCGTGGATGTCCTCGACCTCGACGACGACCTCCTCGCCGGGCTGGACCGGCTGGCTCTTGAGGTCCTCGATGGGCTGGTTGTAGTGCTTGCACCACTCCTTGCCACCCCGGTCGCCGTAGTGGGTGCAGCCCATGCCCTCGATCCGCTCGGTGAACTCGGGGCACTCGTCCGCGAGTGGACAGTTAGCCATGAATCTCGCTAACGGACCCGGCGCTAAAACAGTTGCGTCGTGGCGTTGCCGGGGAACGCGCCCGCTTCGCCCGGTCGCAGTGGCCGCCGGGAACGAGGGCTACAGCCGCAGGGCCCGGGGGCCGAATTCGTCGTCCGGATCGACGACGATCGCCACGGTGAGTTCGTCGACGTCAGTCGGACACGCCCCGGCCCGCTCGACGGCGTAGGTCACCGGCGCGGTCTGGTTCCGGTCGCGGTCGAGGTGGAGCGTGAGGTGCATCGGGACCGTCGCGCCGCCGCCGATGCTCTGCGGGTGGCCGTACCGTTCGCCCGGCGTGCTGAGCGAGACGCCGGCGTGACGCTGGACGACGCCGTCGTCGTCGACCACGCACGCCTCCACCCGGGGCGGATCGAGCGCGCGGCGGAAGACGAACTCGTTGGTCGCCGTGAGCGTCCCGACCCGCTTCTCGACGCCCGGGACGTGGTTGTCCGGGTACTCCCCGGTCGGCGGCTCGACCGTGACCGACTCGTTGGTCTCCAGGTCGTAGGTCACGCCGCCGCCGACGGCGTCGGCGCCGACGAGTACGAGGCTCACGACCGCCAGGACGGCGACGACCGACGCCGCGGTTCGGACCGGCAGGGCGAACTCGCGCTCGCGCAGGAGGTAGCCGAGGCCGACGAACAGCGCCGCGGAGACCGCCAGCAGCAGGAACGTGCCCGTGTCCTCGATCGGATAGTTGTTGACGACGTACCCGAGGCCGACGAGGTAGGCCCCGCCGGCGAGGGCGAAGGCGACCGCGTCGAGGACGTCCCGCTCGGTCGCCACGCCAGCGACGAAGAACGCGGCGAACGCGAGGAACAGCAGGGCGGCCTTGACGGTGATCGACAGCCCGAACACCAGGTCGCGCATGAAGTAGACCAGCGAGGCGATGGCCAGTGCGACGCCGATCGCGTAGAGGAGTTTCCCGCTGTCGAACTCGAAGTCCATGTGTCGTCCACCACAGACTCAGTTGTAATCACTGTTCTCGTCGGTTCGACGGCGATTTGAGCGACCGCAGCGTCGTCGCGGCGAACCCCGCTCACTCCGTTCTGGCGGACGTTCTGCTACGGTGTGGCGTCACCCGAAGGCGACGGCCGCTCCGTCGTCCGGGAGAGTCGCCGACCGTAGACGGCCAGCAGACCGACGACGACGAGCCAGTAGCAGCCGACGGCGACGAGTTGCGACGTCAGCACGACGTCGTCCGGACTCGGCCCGGTCGTGGTCACGACGGCGGACGCGTCGAAGGCGGCGTGGGCCAGCACGACGACGAACGCGCTCCCGCCCGTACTGTCGTAGAGCCAGCCGAACGCGACCGAGAGGGGAACGACCGCGGCCGCGAACAGCGGGAACGAGACGTCGCTCGTGATGCCCAGCCACAGGAGCGGGAGGTGCCAGACCGCCCAGAGGACGCCGATCGCCGTCCCGGCGACGAGGGCGTCGAACCGGTCGCGGAGGGCGGGGTGGAGGAAGCCGCGCCAGCCGAGTTCCTCGCTCCCGCCGGCGAAGACGGCGACGGTCATACTCAGGAGGAGAGTGATCGGACTGGCCGGTGCCAGGCTGCTCCCGGCGAGGACGGCCTGGACCACCGGCGAGACGGCGTCGAGCAGGAACACGCCGCCGACGGCGATCAGATACCACCTCG of the Halomicrobium salinisoli genome contains:
- a CDS encoding CPBP family intramembrane glutamic endopeptidase, translated to MAGEPTGRTARPGDGRLRAVVEAHPVLSFAALSFAWSWGIWGALWLVVGPADLNYVATWPGLWGPLVAALVVTWLRGTSVRAWLARALRWRVAARWYLIAVGGVFLLDAVSPVVQAVLAGSSLAPASPITLLLSMTVAVFAGGSEELGWRGFLHPALRDRFDALVAGTAIGVLWAVWHLPLLWLGITSDVSFPLFAAAVVPLSVAFGWLYDSTGGSAFVVVLAHAAFDASAVVTTTGPSPDDVVLTSQLVAVGCYWLVVVGLLAVYGRRLSRTTERPSPSGDATP
- a CDS encoding replication factor A (Replication protein A protects and stabilize the intermediate ssDNA that is generated by the unwinding action of a DNA helicase at the replication fork. In addition, SSBs prevent the formation of secondary structures by single-stranded template DNA.) — its product is MTDLRTQADEIHEQFSDQLDLSVDEVEERLDTLVNEYKVPVSEARRSVVSTYLDEAGMDRDQLSGGDNDRVQVTDVDAPEEWVDIKAKVVDLWDATADAVAQVGLLGDETGTIKFTKWSKSDLPELEEGKVYDLRNVVTDEYEGRFSVKLNRTTTIEELDEDIEVGDDSIEVEGALVDIQSGSGLIKRCPEEDCTRVLQNGRCSEHGEVEGEFDLRIKGVLDDGSDVTEVIFDEEATEALTGITLEEAQEMAMDALDTTVVADEMREKVLGRYYRVTGPTFGRYVLADEQELLDDPVDPEATLIKARSI
- a CDS encoding TRAM domain-containing protein codes for the protein MANCPLADECPEFTERIEGMGCTHYGDRGGKEWCKHYNQPIEDLKSQPVQPGEEVVVEVEDIHESGAGVGRTGDGFIIMVDGVLPPAKARVKVTKVRSNHARAEELERLELDEDEGDEADDADADDADEDADGASADEDGEPDRQRLGSRDNFWG
- a CDS encoding DUF7091 family protein; protein product: MDDDTERVQRFIRSTLRSVGRQLEEAKVAYTDAKRSALADLPQNDDGKARIVCRRHAERRAVRLDDQARPACFDPDHPDCQGCAEDVRDGTVETW
- a CDS encoding DUF1109 domain-containing protein, which produces MDFEFDSGKLLYAIGVALAIASLVYFMRDLVFGLSITVKAALLFLAFAAFFVAGVATERDVLDAVAFALAGGAYLVGLGYVVNNYPIEDTGTFLLLAVSAALFVGLGYLLREREFALPVRTAASVVAVLAVVSLVLVGADAVGGGVTYDLETNESVTVEPPTGEYPDNHVPGVEKRVGTLTATNEFVFRRALDPPRVEACVVDDDGVVQRHAGVSLSTPGERYGHPQSIGGGATVPMHLTLHLDRDRNQTAPVTYAVERAGACPTDVDELTVAIVVDPDDEFGPRALRL